The Glycine soja cultivar W05 chromosome 3, ASM419377v2, whole genome shotgun sequence genome window below encodes:
- the LOC114406931 gene encoding U-box domain-containing protein 3-like isoform X5 → MHIGQIDTSSVKCLVNSISRFIHLVSCQAVKPMPLQKNCNNMVCVLKHLKPVLDDIVDFKIPFDENLHRECEELDMRVNEAREFIEKWGPKMSRIHSVLQSGELLIKLQNSSYKICHMIVKSLKGPASVLVSGNLQQYMQELQCLKKEPAMIYIEDALRNQRDNIEPCYDSLKEIIRLLMISNQELLIESIAVEKERSNAEVNKTKGDLDEINQIVNLVCSLRDYVMKFERPEVKSGVSIPPYFRCPLSLELMSDAVIVASGQTYERQSIQKWLDHGLTVCPNTRQILVHTNLIPNYTVKAMIANWCEENNVKLPSNSKQSNSSHISSPSDHLLHQDLDRLCSFESSASSDSNSNQIANAFEKPKDDNSFRSSRESDRSWNGETEKFEQQSPAPSCSNSRSESFSSSISSTDYVLPVLKEVSGISNKHQNVELSREITDGCPASPAYKESVIYPWLSGKQFHSPGSKIGRMEDENKYNESNNISITSHSKVASHPVGSNELITTSHVNELIEDLQSQSNETQTAAAEQLRLCTKHNMENRISVGRCGAIMPLLSLLYSERKITQEHAVTALLNLSINEGNKALIMEAGAIEPLIHVLKTGNDGAKENSAAALFSLSVIDNNKAKIGRSGAVKALVGLLASGTLRGKKDSATALFNLSIFHENKARIVQAGAVKFLVLLLDPTDKMVDKAVALLANLSTIAEGRIEIAREGGIPSLVEIVESGSLRGKENAASILLQLCLHNQKFCTLVLQEGAVPPLVALSQSGTPRAKEKAQQLLSHFRNQREGVKGKGKS, encoded by the exons ATGCATATAG GTCAAATAGATACATCTTCAGTGAAATGTCTTGTCAACAGCATTTCGCGATTCATACATCTAGTTTCTTGCCAAGCAGTGAAACCTATGCCCCTTCAAAAGAACTGTAATAATATGGTTTGTGTGTTGAAGCATTTGAAACCAGTGCTCGATGATATTGTGGATTTCAAAATCCCTTTCGATGAAAATCTGCATAGAGAATGTGAAGAATTGGATATGCGGGTTAATGAAGCTAGGGAGTTCATTGAAAAATGGGGCCCGAAGATGAGCAGGATTCACAGT GTTCTTCAAAGTGGGGAATTGTTGATCAAGTTACAGAACTCTTCATATAAGATTTGTCACATGATAGTTAAATCACTAAAGGGACCTGCATCTGTTTTGGTTTCGGGTAATCTTCAG CAATATATGCAGGAACTTCAGTGTCTTAAGAAGGAACCTGCAATGATCTATATAGAAGACGCATTGAGAAATCAAAGGGATAATATCGAACCTTGCTATGATTCTCTAAAGGAAATTATACGGTTACTCATGATATCAAACCAGGAGCTACTGATAGAAAGTATTGCTGTGGAAAAGGAAAGGTCAAATGCTGAAGTCAATAAAACAAAAGGGGACTTGGATGAAATTAACCAAATTGTGAATCTTGTGTGCAGTTTACGTGATTATGTGATGAAATTTGAGCGCCCTGAAGTCAAAAGTGGTGTTTCAATTCCCCCCTATTTTCGATGTCCTTTATCATTAGAACTCATGTCAGATGCTGTTATTGTGGCTTCAGGTCAGACATATGAAAGGCAATCCATTCAAAAGTGGCTTGATCATGGGCTAACTGTTTGTCCCAACACTCGCCAGATACTTGTCCATACAAATCTCATTCCCAATTATACTGTTAAAGCTATGATAGCAAATTGGTGTGAGGAAAATAATGTCAAACTTCCCAGTAACTCTAAGCAAAGTAATTCCTCTCATATTTCATCCCCCTCAGATCATTTATTACATCAAGATTTAGATCGTCTGTGTAGCTTTGAGTCTTCAGCTAGTAGCGATTCCAATTCAAATCAAATTGCAAATGCATTTGAGAAACCAAAGGATGATAACTCTTTCAGATCAAGCAGGGAATCTGATAGAAGCTGGAATGGAGAGACAGAAAAGTTTGAGCAACAATCCCCTGCACCTTCATGTAGTAACAGCAGAAGTGAATCATTTTCAAGTTCTATTTCTAGTACTGATTATGTACTTCCAGTTTTGAAAGAGGTGTCAGGCATATCTAATAAGCATCAAAATGTGGAGTTGTCTAGAGAAATTACTGATGGGTGTCCTGCTTCTCCTGCATATAAAGAATCAGTGATTTATCCTTGGTTATCTGGAAAGCAATTTCATAGCCCTGGATCAAAAATTGGAAGGATGGAGGATGAAAATAAGTATAATGAGAGTAACAATATTAGTATTACCAGTCATTCAAAAGTTGCTTCCCATCCTGtaggatccaatgaattgatcACCACATCCCATGTCAATGAGTTGATTGAAGATCTCCAGAGTCAATCGAATGAAACACAAACTGCTGCTGCAGAACAATTGAGGCTCTGTACCAAGCATAACATGGAGAACCGCATCAGTGTAGGGCGGTGTGGGGCAATTATGCCTTTACTCTCACTGCTATATTCAGAAAGGAAGATAACACAAGAGCATGCCGTGACAGCTCTACTGAATTTGTCAATTAATGAAGGCAACAAGGCCTTGATTATGGAAGCAGGGGCCATAGAACCACTTATCCATGTTTTGAAGACAGGGAATGATGGTGCAAAGGAGAATTCTGCTGCTGCTCTGTTCAGCCTCTCTGTAATAGATAACAATAAGGCAAAAATTGGCCGTTCTGGTGCAGTCAAAGCTTTGGTGGGTCTTCTAGCCTCAGGAACTCTTAGGGGAAAGAAGGATTCTGCCACTGCTTTATTCAACCTATCAATATTCCATGAGAATAAAGCTCGTATAGTTCAAGCTGGAGCCGTGAAGTTTCTGGTTCTGCTATTGGACCCTACTGATAAAATGGTTGACAAGGCTGTTGCTCTTTTGGCAAACCTGTCAACAATTGCAGAGGGCCGAATAGAAATTGCAAGGGAAGGGGGCATTCCCTCACTAGTTGAAATTGTTGAATCAGGTTCTCTGAGGGGAAAGGAAAATGCTGCTTCCATCCTCTTGCAACTATGTCTTCATAATCAAAAGTTTTGTACCCTGGTTCTCCAAGAAGGAGCTGTACCTCCCCTAGTTGCATTATCTCAGTCTGGTACTCCAAGAGCTAAGGAAAAG GCACAACAGCTTCTCAGTCATTTTCGTAATCAGCGTGAAGGAGTCAAGGGGAAGGGGAAATCATGA